The following proteins come from a genomic window of Geothrix edaphica:
- a CDS encoding TorF family putative porin, translated as MHFLRALPTLATLAASLAAQSPASPAPPPPPALLGFTLGGSATLGSQYIFRGLTQTDGKPTVQAELDLVHPTGFYLSTSLSNISWFTDQNAGLASAPTSLGSPAAVGAPLYRAGKVNSAGVELDLFGGYKWGFAKDWTLDVGLYRYLYPGTYENLGAYRNPATTEAYLGLGYAWASLKYSQVISANTFGVNNSGGTSYVDLTLAIPLGASGWTVLAHGGHTTYADKANPGYFSNGSTVTGENSLFSYSDYKLGIAKEIKGCTLALAGTYADTKARAADDDVTVYENAMGRNIGKGRLTLTLTKAF; from the coding sequence ATGCACTTTCTCAGGGCCCTTCCCACGCTCGCCACCCTGGCGGCTTCCCTCGCGGCCCAGAGTCCGGCATCGCCGGCCCCACCTCCTCCCCCGGCCCTCCTGGGGTTCACCCTGGGCGGCTCGGCCACCCTCGGCTCCCAGTACATCTTCCGCGGGCTCACACAGACTGACGGCAAACCCACGGTCCAGGCGGAGCTGGACCTGGTCCACCCCACGGGTTTCTACCTCAGCACCAGCCTCAGCAACATCTCCTGGTTCACGGACCAGAACGCGGGCCTGGCCAGCGCGCCCACGTCCCTGGGCTCGCCAGCCGCCGTGGGCGCGCCGCTCTACCGGGCGGGCAAGGTGAACTCCGCCGGGGTGGAGCTGGATCTGTTCGGCGGCTACAAGTGGGGCTTCGCCAAGGACTGGACCCTGGATGTGGGGCTCTACCGCTACCTCTACCCGGGCACCTACGAGAACCTCGGCGCCTACCGGAATCCCGCCACCACCGAGGCCTACCTGGGCCTGGGCTATGCCTGGGCGAGTCTGAAGTACTCCCAGGTCATCAGCGCGAACACCTTCGGGGTCAACAACTCCGGCGGGACGAGCTACGTCGACCTCACCCTGGCGATCCCCCTGGGCGCAAGCGGGTGGACGGTGCTGGCCCACGGGGGCCACACCACCTACGCCGACAAGGCGAACCCCGGCTACTTCTCCAACGGGAGCACCGTGACGGGCGAGAACTCGCTGTTCAGCTACTCGGACTACAAGCTGGGCATCGCGAAGGAGATCAAGGGCTGCACGCTCGCCCTCGCCGGCACCTATGCGGACACGAAGGCCCGCGCCGCCGACGACGACGTGACGGTCTACGAGAACGCCATGGGCCGGAACATCGGCAAGGGGCGGCTGACCCTGACGCTCACCAAGGCCTTCTAG
- a CDS encoding ammonium transporter: MARITHERDKLSFAGKLARLSARLRDPEWRRYGFVLASGKLLGLATILGMMILIPLLLNGSSVRADVPPANPPAAVATAAPAAAPVPPAAPAPPVVVAKDIVNPLNTVWTLVAAFLVFGMQVGFVMLEAGFCRSRETVNVLVECVFDTCLCGILFWAFGYAFMFSEGNGFIGTHWFFLKGAPVTYGATGVAILAHWLFQFAFADTCSTITSGAMIGRTDFIGDILYSFAVSGFIYPIIGHWVWGPDGFLATMGSAGKFLPSLGMNFHDFAGSTVVHTIGGAVALAGAVVLGPRLGRKFKRDGGGPMTPHDLTIAVCGGLLLWFGWYGFNPGSTLSAMDFEGIGRVAANTTLAACAAGLTAVSYIYFRTEKWDPGSITNGFLAGLVAITAPCYWVSPFGSVLIGAIAGVIVILGVDLLEYLRIDDPIGAVPVHMMNGIWGTLALGLFASGQYSAIGSDPISPDLSTRLTGLFYGGGTKVLAAQAIGSAIVTSATLAVSFAVMLAIDAKGLLRLHEDAEHDGLDIHEHGISAYPEYVISALASPAGAPLRVPVHSEKASGTPTPVPQSL; this comes from the coding sequence ATGGCACGGATCACCCACGAGCGAGACAAGCTCTCTTTTGCCGGGAAGCTGGCCCGGCTGTCAGCCCGCCTGAGGGACCCGGAGTGGCGCCGCTACGGGTTCGTGCTGGCCTCGGGCAAGCTGCTGGGGCTGGCCACCATCCTCGGCATGATGATCCTCATTCCGCTGCTGCTGAACGGCAGCTCGGTCCGGGCGGACGTCCCGCCCGCGAACCCGCCCGCCGCCGTGGCCACGGCCGCGCCCGCCGCAGCGCCGGTGCCTCCGGCTGCGCCCGCGCCGCCGGTGGTCGTGGCCAAGGACATCGTCAACCCCCTCAACACGGTCTGGACCCTGGTCGCGGCCTTCCTCGTGTTCGGCATGCAGGTGGGCTTCGTCATGCTGGAGGCCGGCTTCTGCCGCTCGCGGGAGACGGTGAACGTGCTGGTGGAGTGCGTCTTCGACACCTGCCTGTGCGGCATCCTCTTCTGGGCCTTCGGCTACGCGTTCATGTTCAGCGAGGGCAACGGCTTCATCGGCACTCACTGGTTCTTTCTCAAGGGCGCCCCGGTGACCTACGGAGCCACCGGCGTGGCCATCCTGGCCCACTGGCTCTTCCAGTTCGCCTTCGCTGACACCTGCTCCACCATCACCTCCGGCGCCATGATCGGGCGCACGGACTTCATCGGCGACATCCTCTACAGCTTCGCGGTTTCGGGCTTCATCTATCCCATCATCGGCCACTGGGTCTGGGGGCCCGACGGCTTCCTCGCCACCATGGGCAGTGCCGGCAAGTTCCTGCCTTCGCTGGGCATGAACTTCCATGACTTCGCCGGCTCGACGGTGGTGCACACCATCGGCGGTGCGGTGGCCCTTGCGGGTGCCGTGGTGCTGGGCCCCCGCCTCGGGCGCAAGTTCAAGCGGGACGGCGGCGGGCCCATGACGCCCCACGACCTCACCATCGCCGTGTGCGGCGGCCTGTTGCTTTGGTTCGGCTGGTACGGCTTCAACCCCGGCAGCACCCTGTCCGCCATGGACTTCGAAGGCATCGGCCGGGTGGCCGCCAACACGACCCTCGCGGCCTGCGCCGCCGGCCTCACGGCGGTGTCCTACATCTACTTCCGCACGGAGAAGTGGGATCCGGGCTCCATCACCAACGGCTTCCTGGCGGGCCTGGTGGCCATCACGGCCCCCTGCTACTGGGTGAGCCCCTTCGGCTCGGTCCTGATCGGGGCCATCGCCGGCGTCATCGTGATCCTGGGCGTGGACCTGCTGGAGTACCTGCGCATCGACGATCCCATCGGCGCGGTCCCGGTGCACATGATGAACGGCATCTGGGGCACCCTCGCCCTCGGCCTCTTCGCCAGTGGGCAGTATTCCGCCATCGGCAGCGATCCCATCTCGCCCGACCTCTCCACCAGGCTCACGGGGCTCTTCTACGGCGGCGGCACCAAGGTCCTGGCCGCCCAGGCCATCGGCAGCGCCATCGTCACCTCCGCCACGCTGGCCGTGTCCTTCGCCGTGATGCTCGCCATCGACGCCAAGGGGCTCCTGCGGCTCCATGAGGACGCCGAGCACGATGGCCTGGACATCCACGAGCACGGCATCTCGGCCTATCCCGAATATGTGATCTCGGCGCTGGCCTCTCCCGCGGGCGCGCCCCTGCGGGTTCCCGTCCACAGCGAGAAGGCCAGCGGAACGCCCACTCCCGTCCCCCAGTCCCTGTAG
- a CDS encoding P-II family nitrogen regulator produces the protein MKMIVAIIRPDKFEAVQAALVAKDIYLMTVSDVRGCGTQKGFAEQFRGSKIGLIRLLPKVKLEIAVNEEFVQPAVEAIMAAAKSEPSHLGDGKVFVLNLEECYRVRTGETGGAAIGP, from the coding sequence ATGAAGATGATTGTCGCCATCATCCGGCCCGACAAGTTCGAGGCCGTCCAGGCCGCCCTGGTGGCCAAGGACATCTACCTGATGACCGTGTCCGACGTGCGGGGCTGCGGCACCCAGAAGGGCTTCGCGGAGCAGTTCCGGGGCAGCAAGATCGGCCTCATCCGCCTGCTTCCCAAGGTGAAGCTGGAGATCGCGGTGAACGAGGAGTTCGTCCAGCCCGCGGTGGAGGCCATCATGGCGGCCGCCAAGTCCGAGCCCAGCCACCTGGGGGACGGGAAGGTCTTCGTCCTGAACCTGGAGGAATGCTACCGGGTGCGGACGGGCGAAACCGGCGGCGCGGCCATCGGGCCGTGA